The Lichenihabitans psoromatis genome contains a region encoding:
- the fghA gene encoding S-formylglutathione hydrolase — MDTVSIAKAHGGQQGVYKHAAISTVCPMTVSVFVPPQAAHGPVPVLWFLSGLTCTHANVTDKGEYRAAAARHGVIVVAPDTSPRGTDVPDEPDNWQFGCGAGFYLDATQPPYATNYRMYSYVTEELPALIAANFPADMGRQGIFGHSMGGHGALTIALRNPQRYKSCSAFAPIVQPSTSFWSRPALEKYLGPDEAAWRPYDATLLLADGHRFRELLVDQGDADPYLDNGLKPWLLKDACAAAGVPLTLQMRDGYDHSFAFISTFMAEHIAWHAARL, encoded by the coding sequence ATGGACACGGTCTCGATCGCGAAGGCGCATGGTGGTCAGCAGGGTGTCTATAAACATGCGGCGATATCGACCGTCTGCCCCATGACGGTGTCGGTCTTCGTTCCGCCCCAGGCGGCGCATGGGCCGGTGCCGGTGTTATGGTTTCTCTCTGGTCTGACCTGCACGCATGCCAACGTGACCGACAAGGGGGAGTATCGGGCGGCGGCGGCCCGGCATGGTGTCATCGTCGTGGCGCCCGACACGAGCCCGCGCGGGACCGATGTTCCGGACGAGCCGGACAATTGGCAATTCGGCTGTGGGGCCGGGTTCTACCTCGATGCGACGCAGCCGCCTTACGCGACCAATTATCGGATGTATTCCTATGTGACGGAGGAGTTGCCGGCCCTGATCGCCGCCAATTTCCCCGCCGACATGGGTCGGCAGGGAATCTTCGGGCATTCGATGGGTGGCCATGGCGCGCTCACGATCGCGCTGCGAAACCCGCAGCGTTACAAGAGCTGTTCAGCCTTCGCGCCGATCGTGCAGCCCTCGACGTCGTTCTGGTCGCGCCCGGCGCTGGAGAAATATCTTGGACCGGACGAGGCGGCGTGGCGGCCATATGACGCCACCTTGCTGCTGGCCGATGGACACCGCTTTCGTGAGCTTCTGGTCGATCAGGGCGACGCCGACCCATATCTCGACAATGGCCTGAAGCCGTGGCTGCTGAAAGACGCCTGTGCGGCCGCAGGCGTGCCGCTGACCCTGCAGATGCGCGACGGCTACGACCATTCCTTTGCGTTTATCTCGACCTTCATGGCCGAGCATATCGCCTGGCACGCGGCACGCCTCTGA
- a CDS encoding DUF72 domain-containing protein gives MHDVRIGIGGWDFAPWRGLFYPKGLKKAEELGFASAHLTSIEVNGTFYRTQTPETFRSWRDGTPDSFVFSIKANRAAAIRKDPAEAAPAIAHFLGSGVTELGDKLGAILWQLPGGRKFDAEALPRFLDLLPAERDGIKLRHALEAQHESFGTEAVARLLSERGIARVILDKEGVAPREDITADFVYLRLQGTVDEQPAGYEPEALDAWAKRLKTFAKTRDVFAYVISGAKHRAPAAAMGLIERVG, from the coding sequence ATGCATGACGTGCGGATCGGGATCGGTGGTTGGGATTTCGCGCCTTGGCGCGGATTGTTCTACCCGAAGGGACTGAAGAAAGCGGAGGAACTCGGCTTCGCCTCCGCCCATCTGACCTCGATCGAGGTGAACGGCACCTTCTATCGGACGCAGACACCCGAGACCTTCCGGTCCTGGCGCGACGGCACGCCCGATAGTTTCGTGTTCTCGATCAAAGCCAATCGCGCCGCCGCCATCCGCAAGGACCCGGCCGAGGCCGCCCCCGCGATCGCGCATTTCCTCGGCTCGGGTGTGACGGAACTCGGCGACAAGCTCGGCGCGATCTTGTGGCAGTTGCCGGGTGGCCGAAAATTCGATGCCGAGGCGTTGCCCCGCTTTCTCGATCTGCTGCCGGCCGAGCGAGACGGGATCAAACTTCGCCATGCGCTGGAAGCGCAGCATGAGAGTTTCGGCACCGAAGCGGTCGCTCGGCTGCTCTCCGAGCGCGGGATTGCCCGCGTGATCCTCGACAAGGAGGGCGTCGCGCCGCGCGAGGATATTACCGCCGATTTCGTCTATCTGCGCCTTCAGGGGACTGTCGACGAGCAGCCCGCCGGCTATGAACCCGAGGCGCTCGACGCATGGGCCAAGCGACTGAAGACCTTTGCTAAAACGCGAGACGTCTTCGCCTATGTGATTTCGGGTGCCAAGCACCGCGCGCCCGCCGCCGCCATGGGGCTGATCGAGCGCGTCGGGTAG
- a CDS encoding DUF6894 family protein, giving the protein MIRPSIDTEEVGAERSWSACVQQLFSASDCSFTSTNSESEEVMPRFFFDIHDSVMRIDKVGLELGDVSDVRGEAMRALPSIAKDEIPKDGDKQVFTVFVRDEDSRPIYTATITFAGLWV; this is encoded by the coding sequence ATGATCCGGCCGAGCATCGATACGGAGGAGGTCGGTGCCGAACGCTCTTGGTCCGCATGCGTACAGCAACTATTCAGTGCTTCGGACTGTAGCTTTACATCAACCAACTCAGAATCAGAGGAAGTGATGCCTCGTTTCTTCTTCGACATACACGACAGCGTTATGCGTATCGATAAGGTTGGGCTTGAGTTGGGAGATGTCTCGGACGTTCGCGGCGAAGCGATGCGGGCACTGCCATCGATCGCAAAGGACGAGATCCCGAAGGATGGCGACAAACAAGTGTTTACGGTGTTTGTTCGCGACGAGGACAGCCGCCCGATCTATACGGCGACGATCACCTTCGCTGGCTTGTGGGTCTAA
- a CDS encoding host attachment family protein — protein MHLPDGATIVVADGEKLKVFRNTGHEGNPKLTAEQEPKVEQDNHGSGGRHHLSSANPDHGQVEEDSHSAGVAAMLNKEAVSGKIKHLVVIASPRALGELRKHYSKQLSAVLVGEIAKDLTGHSIHDIEKAIAAA, from the coding sequence ATGCATCTTCCCGATGGAGCGACGATTGTCGTTGCCGATGGCGAAAAGCTCAAGGTGTTCCGTAATACCGGGCACGAGGGCAACCCGAAGCTGACCGCCGAGCAAGAGCCGAAAGTCGAACAGGATAATCATGGATCGGGAGGTCGGCATCATCTTAGCTCCGCCAACCCCGATCACGGCCAGGTCGAGGAGGATAGCCACTCGGCAGGGGTGGCCGCCATGCTGAACAAGGAGGCCGTCTCGGGAAAGATCAAGCACCTCGTGGTCATCGCCTCGCCAAGAGCTCTCGGCGAACTGCGTAAGCACTACAGCAAGCAGCTTTCGGCAGTGCTGGTGGGCGAGATCGCAAAGGACCTCACGGGACACTCGATCCACGATATCGAGAAGGCAATCGCTGCGGCTTGA
- a CDS encoding metal ABC transporter permease: MTIVTVTIITRLMASERFGTMLDYEFMRTAFMASGVVAILSGIVGYFLVLRGQTFAGHALSHVGFTGATGAVLLGVSPLAGLVGFTLLAGVAMGALGEKLASRDVAVGMMLSLALGFGLLFLHFYTAFATQATALLFGNVLGVSSSALLSLVILAALSLAALGVMARPLLFSSLQPELAEAKGVPMRLLSVAFLAVVGVAVAESAQIVGVLLVFTLMVGPAAAAHNLSSRFGIGIALAAGLALIESWGGIVLAWYTDWPTSFWITILSGVIYLASVVAGPLRQIMAQRGFAKAR, from the coding sequence ATGACGATCGTCACGGTCACGATCATCACGCGGCTCATGGCGTCGGAGCGGTTCGGCACGATGCTTGACTACGAGTTTATGCGAACCGCTTTCATGGCGTCCGGCGTGGTCGCCATCCTGTCGGGAATCGTCGGCTACTTCCTGGTGTTGCGGGGTCAGACCTTCGCGGGCCATGCCCTGTCGCACGTCGGCTTTACGGGCGCGACCGGCGCGGTGCTGCTCGGTGTGTCGCCGTTGGCGGGCCTCGTCGGCTTCACGCTTCTGGCCGGCGTTGCGATGGGGGCCTTGGGCGAAAAATTAGCGTCGCGGGATGTCGCGGTCGGGATGATGTTGTCTCTCGCGCTCGGCTTCGGTCTGCTATTCCTGCATTTCTACACCGCCTTTGCGACCCAGGCGACGGCGCTGCTGTTCGGCAATGTGCTGGGCGTCAGTTCGTCCGCGCTGCTCAGCCTGGTGATCCTGGCGGCCTTGAGTTTGGCGGCGCTGGGCGTGATGGCGCGGCCTCTGCTCTTCTCGAGCCTCCAGCCCGAACTGGCCGAAGCCAAGGGTGTGCCGATGCGCTTGCTGTCGGTTGCGTTTCTGGCGGTGGTGGGCGTTGCGGTCGCCGAGTCGGCTCAGATCGTCGGAGTTCTGCTGGTCTTTACCCTGATGGTGGGTCCGGCCGCCGCGGCTCATAATTTGTCATCGCGCTTCGGCATCGGCATTGCGCTCGCGGCCGGCCTCGCCTTGATCGAGTCCTGGGGCGGTATCGTTCTGGCCTGGTATACGGATTGGCCGACGAGTTTCTGGATCACGATCCTGTCTGGCGTGATCTACCTTGCCAGCGTCGTGGCCGGACCGCTGCGCCAGATCATGGCACAGCGGGGCTTCGCAAAGGCGCGTTAA
- a CDS encoding DUF6894 family protein produces the protein MPLYFFDVHDGKIVPDEVGTELADLDAARDFACHMVLRMAASMSLRRDGVQIRVNVRDAAGARVMTGTLMFLIEKTE, from the coding sequence ATGCCGCTATATTTCTTCGACGTCCATGACGGCAAGATCGTACCGGATGAGGTCGGCACAGAACTCGCTGACCTTGATGCGGCCCGAGATTTTGCCTGTCACATGGTCCTCCGCATGGCGGCGAGCATGTCATTGAGACGAGACGGCGTTCAGATCAGGGTCAACGTGCGCGATGCGGCAGGCGCTCGCGTCATGACTGGGACTCTGATGTTCTTAATCGAGAAGACCGAGTGA
- a CDS encoding S-(hydroxymethyl)glutathione dehydrogenase/class III alcohol dehydrogenase, which yields MQTRAAVAWGANQPLTIETVHLEGPKAGEVLIENKATGICHTDAYTLSGLDSEGLFPVILGHEGAGIVREIGAGVTSVKVGDHVIPLYTPECRNCKTCLSQRSNLCTAIRATQGKGVMPDGSSRFSCEPAGGGTTPLFHYMGCSTFSNFTVLPDIAVAKVREDAPFDKICYIGCGVTTGIGAVVYTGKVWPGANVVVFGLGGIGLNVIQGARMVGADKIIGVDINPAKVEIAKKFGMTHFINPNEVGTDKVVAAIVDATDGGADFTFDCTGNVNVMRQALESCHRGWGTSIVIGVAPSGAEIATRPFQLVTGRNWRGSAFGGARGRTDVPKIVDWYMEGKINIDDLITHTMPLEEINTAFDLMHEGKSIRSVVVF from the coding sequence ATGCAGACCCGTGCCGCCGTCGCCTGGGGCGCCAATCAGCCGCTTACCATTGAAACGGTCCACCTCGAAGGACCGAAGGCCGGCGAGGTGCTGATCGAAAACAAGGCGACCGGCATCTGCCATACCGATGCCTACACGCTCTCGGGGCTCGACTCGGAAGGGCTGTTCCCGGTCATCCTCGGACATGAGGGCGCGGGGATCGTGCGCGAGATCGGCGCGGGGGTAACGTCGGTGAAGGTCGGCGACCACGTGATTCCGCTCTACACGCCGGAATGTCGCAATTGCAAAACCTGCCTCAGCCAGCGATCGAACCTCTGCACCGCGATCCGCGCCACCCAGGGCAAGGGTGTGATGCCGGACGGGAGCAGCCGGTTTTCCTGCGAGCCGGCGGGTGGCGGCACGACGCCTTTGTTCCACTATATGGGTTGCTCAACCTTCTCGAACTTCACGGTGCTGCCCGATATCGCGGTCGCTAAAGTCCGCGAGGACGCTCCCTTCGACAAGATCTGCTACATCGGCTGCGGCGTCACGACCGGCATCGGCGCTGTCGTCTATACCGGCAAGGTCTGGCCGGGTGCCAATGTCGTGGTGTTCGGGCTCGGCGGCATCGGGCTCAACGTCATCCAGGGCGCCCGCATGGTCGGGGCCGACAAGATCATCGGGGTCGACATCAACCCAGCCAAGGTCGAGATCGCCAAGAAATTCGGCATGACGCATTTCATCAATCCGAACGAGGTGGGGACCGACAAGGTTGTGGCCGCGATTGTCGATGCGACGGATGGCGGCGCGGACTTCACATTCGATTGCACCGGCAACGTCAATGTCATGCGGCAGGCGCTCGAATCCTGCCACCGGGGTTGGGGCACTTCCATCGTGATCGGCGTCGCGCCGTCCGGGGCCGAGATCGCGACCCGTCCGTTCCAACTCGTTACCGGGCGCAACTGGCGCGGCTCGGCCTTTGGCGGCGCGCGGGGCCGAACGGACGTGCCGAAGATCGTCGATTGGTACATGGAGGGGAAGATCAATATCGACGATCTGATCACCCATACGATGCCGCTCGAGGAGATCAATACGGCCTTCGACCTGATGCATGAAGGCAAGTCGATCCGCTCCGTCGTGGTGTTTTGA
- a CDS encoding Fur family transcriptional regulator encodes MSTSHVNSHEPKVTGGWLHRVEELCGKRGLQLTALRRQVTEILARAPASLTAYEIIDELGRVQGRQIGPPTVYRTLDFLTENGFVVKIESRNAFARCDCPGHHHHGALLICSTCGRTDEIDSDALDGVLRSVATDSGFTIKRQMVELEGLCDRCRPAV; translated from the coding sequence GTGTCCACGTCCCACGTCAACTCTCATGAGCCGAAGGTGACCGGCGGCTGGCTGCATCGCGTCGAGGAACTCTGTGGCAAGCGGGGCCTCCAATTGACGGCCCTGCGCCGTCAGGTGACCGAAATCCTGGCCCGCGCGCCCGCCTCGCTGACCGCCTATGAAATCATCGACGAACTCGGACGAGTCCAGGGCCGCCAAATTGGTCCGCCGACCGTCTATCGCACGCTCGATTTTCTGACCGAGAACGGTTTCGTCGTGAAGATCGAGAGCCGCAACGCCTTCGCGCGCTGCGATTGCCCGGGGCATCATCATCATGGGGCTTTGCTGATCTGCTCCACCTGCGGGCGGACAGATGAAATCGACAGCGACGCGCTCGATGGCGTGCTTCGGTCCGTCGCGACCGACAGCGGGTTCACGATCAAGCGCCAGATGGTCGAGCTCGAAGGGCTGTGCGACCGCTGCCGTCCGGCCGTTTAG
- a CDS encoding cupin domain-containing protein, whose amino-acid sequence MAHDIEIIDAEHTRKSKSGERHLAKGQSISMRMWDAEPAGITKEPIRSDYETVGYVISGIAEITIEGDSAVLTPGSSWVVPKGAEHTYRIMETFTAIEANSPPTNR is encoded by the coding sequence ATGGCACACGACATTGAGATCATCGACGCGGAGCACACCCGCAAGAGCAAGTCGGGGGAGCGCCATCTCGCAAAAGGCCAGTCGATCTCGATGCGGATGTGGGACGCGGAACCCGCCGGCATCACCAAGGAGCCGATTCGCAGCGACTACGAAACCGTGGGTTACGTGATTTCAGGCATCGCCGAGATCACCATCGAAGGCGACTCCGCTGTGCTCACACCCGGATCATCATGGGTGGTGCCGAAAGGGGCCGAGCACACCTATCGCATCATGGAAACCTTCACGGCGATCGAGGCCAATTCGCCCCCGACGAACCGTTAA
- a CDS encoding D-amino acid dehydrogenase: MRHIAVIGAGVTGITTAYALLERGYAVTVFDRQRYAAMDTSFANGGQLSASNAEVWNGWSTILKGMKWMMTRSAPLLVNPKPSWHKLSWMAEFIAAIPHYERNTIETTRLAILARDHLFAMAKREHIDFDAVSRGILHIYRDKAGFDHADKVNGLLRQGGLERRAVSPDEIRSIEPTIHGSYFGGFYTASDTTGDIHKFTTGLAKACVRQGARIVYDADVDRVAADASGVTIQWSPASAIGIEPKVIETVQADGVVICAGVGSRAIAASLGDRVNIYPVKGYSITVQLDDEVSRRAAPTVSLLDDATKIVTSRLGDNRFRVAGTAEFNGYNRDIRADRIKPLVDWTRQLFPAIDTEKVVPWAGLRPMLPDMLPRVGAGRRPGVFYNTGHGHLGWTLSAATAQIVAETIATQMPVEGLLAAA, translated from the coding sequence ATGCGCCACATCGCCGTCATCGGAGCCGGGGTCACCGGCATCACCACCGCCTATGCGCTGCTCGAACGCGGCTATGCGGTCACGGTCTTCGACCGTCAACGTTACGCCGCGATGGATACGTCCTTCGCCAATGGCGGACAGCTCTCGGCCAGCAATGCCGAAGTCTGGAACGGTTGGTCCACCATCCTGAAGGGGATGAAGTGGATGATGACCCGGTCGGCGCCCCTGCTCGTCAACCCCAAGCCGAGCTGGCACAAACTATCTTGGATGGCCGAATTCATCGCCGCCATTCCGCATTACGAGCGCAACACGATCGAGACAACGCGGCTCGCGATCCTGGCGCGCGACCATCTCTTCGCCATGGCAAAACGCGAGCATATCGACTTCGATGCTGTCTCGCGCGGCATCCTGCACATCTATCGCGACAAGGCCGGGTTCGACCATGCCGACAAGGTCAACGGTCTGTTGCGCCAGGGTGGTCTCGAGCGACGGGCCGTCTCGCCCGATGAAATTCGCAGCATCGAGCCGACGATCCACGGCAGCTATTTCGGCGGCTTCTACACGGCCAGCGACACGACCGGCGACATTCACAAATTCACGACCGGCTTGGCCAAAGCCTGCGTCCGCCAGGGCGCCCGGATCGTCTATGATGCCGACGTCGATCGCGTGGCGGCCGATGCCTCGGGCGTTACGATCCAATGGAGCCCGGCCTCGGCAATCGGCATTGAGCCGAAGGTCATCGAAACCGTGCAGGCCGACGGGGTCGTGATCTGCGCCGGCGTCGGCAGCCGGGCGATCGCCGCGAGCCTTGGCGACCGGGTCAACATTTATCCCGTTAAAGGCTATTCGATCACGGTGCAGCTCGATGACGAGGTGAGCCGCCGCGCTGCGCCGACCGTCAGCCTGCTCGACGATGCCACCAAGATCGTGACGAGCCGCCTCGGCGACAATCGATTCCGGGTTGCCGGAACCGCCGAGTTCAACGGGTATAACCGCGATATTCGCGCCGACCGGATCAAGCCGCTGGTCGATTGGACCCGCCAGTTGTTTCCCGCCATCGATACCGAGAAGGTCGTGCCTTGGGCCGGTCTGCGCCCGATGCTGCCCGACATGCTGCCCCGCGTCGGCGCTGGCCGGAGGCCGGGGGTGTTCTATAACACCGGACATGGGCACCTTGGCTGGACCCTGTCGGCCGCCACCGCGCAGATCGTCGCCGAAACGATCGCGACCCAGATGCCGGTCGAAGGTCTGCTGGCCGCCGCTTGA
- a CDS encoding metal ABC transporter ATP-binding protein — MTAISFDQVRLSLGKRVILSDVSFAIRPGEFIGLLGPNGAGKTTLIRAILGLVAPSRGTIRVMGAPASRGNRAVGYMPQHRKLASGQGLTGWDFVASAVGGWRWGLPTLNATEREDVAWALDTVEASGLARRPLGSLSGGERQRLLISQALLGRPKLLLLDEPLISLDPHHQQSIVDLVMRLQRQFGMAVLFSAHELNPLLNAIDRVLYLGQGRAVLGDVETVVTAPILSSLYGSPIEVLRLGSRIFVMSGGIEAETGAHQHDHDHDHDDRHGHDHHAAHGVGAVRHDA; from the coding sequence TTGACAGCGATCAGCTTCGATCAGGTCAGGCTGTCGCTCGGCAAACGCGTCATTTTATCGGACGTCAGCTTTGCGATCCGACCGGGCGAATTCATCGGTTTGCTTGGCCCCAACGGGGCCGGCAAGACCACGTTGATCCGCGCGATCCTGGGTTTGGTCGCGCCGTCCCGTGGCACCATCAGGGTTATGGGCGCCCCGGCGTCACGCGGCAATCGGGCGGTCGGCTACATGCCGCAGCATCGCAAGCTCGCCTCCGGACAAGGCCTCACCGGCTGGGATTTCGTTGCGAGCGCGGTTGGGGGATGGCGGTGGGGCCTGCCGACCCTCAATGCGACGGAGCGCGAGGATGTGGCCTGGGCGCTCGATACTGTCGAGGCGTCAGGCCTCGCCCGCCGCCCGCTCGGAAGCTTGTCGGGGGGCGAGCGTCAGCGTCTTCTCATTTCGCAGGCATTGCTCGGACGGCCCAAATTGCTGCTGCTCGACGAACCGCTGATCAGCCTCGATCCTCATCATCAGCAAAGCATCGTCGATCTCGTGATGCGATTGCAACGGCAGTTCGGCATGGCGGTGCTGTTCAGCGCGCATGAATTGAACCCTCTGCTGAACGCGATCGATCGCGTCTTGTATCTCGGCCAGGGGCGGGCGGTGCTCGGCGATGTCGAGACCGTTGTGACCGCGCCGATCTTGTCTTCGCTTTATGGGTCGCCGATCGAAGTGCTTCGTCTCGGCTCGCGCATCTTCGTGATGAGCGGCGGCATCGAGGCCGAGACCGGTGCTCATCAGCACGACCACGACCACGACCATGACGATCGTCACGGTCACGATCATCACGCGGCTCATGGCGTCGGAGCGGTTCGGCACGATGCTTGA
- a CDS encoding metal ABC transporter solute-binding protein, Zn/Mn family has protein sequence MRASLLAAVAILAASCSVASATNAPITIVAAENFYGNLAQRIAGPQATVTSILSNPDQDPHLFESDASTARALTDAKTVISNGADYDPWMEKLLSASKAKDRIEIVAADLVGKKPGDNPHLWYDPATMKAVANRLADDLGKVDPAHKAEFDRRAESFVAGLKPLKAKMAEIKARFGGQPVTASEPVFGYMADALGLDMKNKAFQLAVMNNTEPSPADVAAFEDDLKGHKVKAMLYNSQADDQAVKRLVGIAKEAHVPVVGVSETEPAGKTYEAWMLDQLTDLEKALASPKP, from the coding sequence ATGCGAGCTTCCCTTTTGGCCGCCGTCGCGATCCTCGCGGCGTCCTGCAGCGTCGCGTCAGCGACCAATGCGCCCATCACGATCGTGGCGGCTGAAAATTTCTACGGCAATTTGGCCCAGCGAATCGCAGGCCCTCAAGCGACAGTGACCAGCATCCTATCGAACCCCGACCAGGACCCGCATCTGTTCGAGTCGGACGCATCGACCGCGCGGGCCTTGACGGACGCCAAGACCGTGATTTCAAACGGCGCGGATTACGATCCTTGGATGGAAAAATTGCTAAGCGCCTCAAAGGCCAAAGACAGGATCGAGATCGTCGCGGCCGATCTCGTCGGGAAGAAGCCCGGCGACAATCCGCATCTGTGGTACGATCCTGCCACCATGAAGGCTGTGGCCAACAGGCTTGCCGATGATCTGGGGAAAGTCGATCCAGCCCATAAGGCTGAATTTGACCGGCGGGCCGAAAGCTTTGTGGCCGGACTAAAACCGCTGAAAGCCAAGATGGCCGAGATCAAGGCTCGCTTTGGTGGCCAACCCGTGACGGCGTCCGAGCCGGTGTTTGGCTACATGGCCGACGCGCTGGGTCTCGATATGAAGAATAAGGCCTTTCAGCTTGCCGTGATGAACAACACCGAGCCGAGCCCGGCCGACGTCGCAGCCTTCGAGGACGACCTCAAGGGTCACAAGGTCAAAGCCATGCTGTACAACAGCCAAGCCGACGATCAGGCAGTCAAGCGACTTGTCGGGATCGCCAAGGAGGCGCATGTGCCGGTTGTCGGCGTCAGCGAAACCGAGCCGGCTGGCAAGACTTACGAGGCATGGATGCTCGACCAATTGACCGATCTCGAAAAGGCCCTGGCGAGCCCCAAACCTTGA
- a CDS encoding sensor histidine kinase yields MPNSETVVTPPSVETREGRRRLPAFMSENITPIVAEWENFARTLTPTSDGMTPLALRDHIHQILQFVVVDIQSEQTPKEETIKSMGNKARKPDSTAAETHAALRLSGGFNIGQITSEYRALRASVIKLWRRTNPLMDEKDFEDLTRFNEAIDQELTESVTYYTDEVLRSKDLFIGILGHDLRSPVQAITLSAELMSRLGSLNERQIMLLGNMSDSAGRINALIDNLVDVTRARFGNSLAIIRSVMDFGYVAHQLVDETRAVNPSRDIKLDISPGSLKGEWDKARIGQVFSNLLGNACQYGFKDTSIEVGIASDRESVTLTISNRGVPIPAERISSIFNPLTRATAKTGQHASMNLGLGLYITNEIVAAHGGTIEVTSSEDQGTTFTLWFPRYRSKPALHLA; encoded by the coding sequence ATGCCAAATTCAGAAACCGTCGTAACGCCGCCAAGCGTAGAGACGCGCGAGGGTCGCAGACGGCTTCCCGCCTTCATGTCCGAGAACATCACTCCGATCGTTGCCGAATGGGAAAACTTCGCTCGAACGTTGACGCCGACATCCGACGGTATGACCCCCTTGGCGTTGCGGGATCACATCCATCAGATCCTGCAATTCGTCGTCGTCGATATCCAGTCGGAACAGACGCCTAAGGAAGAGACGATAAAGTCTATGGGAAACAAGGCCCGCAAACCTGATAGTACGGCTGCGGAAACTCACGCAGCACTGCGTCTTTCGGGTGGCTTTAACATCGGCCAGATCACATCCGAGTACCGGGCCTTGCGGGCTAGCGTGATCAAGCTTTGGAGGAGAACGAACCCTCTGATGGACGAGAAAGATTTCGAGGATCTGACGAGGTTCAACGAGGCGATCGATCAAGAATTGACGGAGTCCGTGACCTACTACACCGACGAAGTTCTGAGGTCGAAAGACCTTTTCATCGGCATACTAGGGCATGACCTTCGCAGTCCCGTTCAGGCGATCACGTTGTCGGCCGAGTTGATGTCGCGTTTGGGGTCGCTCAACGAACGGCAAATCATGCTCCTGGGGAACATGTCCGACAGTGCCGGACGCATCAACGCGCTGATCGACAACCTCGTTGACGTCACGCGAGCGCGGTTCGGCAATTCACTCGCAATCATCAGATCCGTTATGGATTTTGGCTACGTCGCCCATCAGCTTGTTGACGAGACTCGGGCCGTGAACCCGTCGCGAGATATTAAACTTGATATCTCGCCCGGCAGCCTGAAGGGTGAATGGGACAAGGCCCGAATCGGGCAGGTCTTCTCGAACCTGCTCGGTAACGCTTGTCAATATGGCTTCAAGGACACCTCGATCGAAGTGGGCATCGCGAGCGACAGGGAGTCGGTTACGTTGACGATTAGTAACCGAGGCGTCCCGATTCCTGCTGAAAGAATAAGCTCGATCTTCAACCCCCTGACCCGCGCGACCGCAAAGACGGGTCAGCATGCGTCGATGAATTTGGGGCTTGGTCTCTACATAACAAATGAGATCGTTGCAGCCCACGGCGGGACGATCGAGGTCACATCGTCCGAGGACCAAGGAACCACTTTCACCTTATGGTTTCCGCGCTATCGGTCGAAACCAGCCTTACACTTGGCTTGA